A region from the Beduinella massiliensis genome encodes:
- the recJ gene encoding single-stranded-DNA-specific exonuclease RecJ, whose amino-acid sequence MLRFVQKTREGKPEALLDAGVPARLAELLFSRGIKTPAEAEAYLHPAREHLHDPMQMQDMDRAVACVREAIRCRLPIVVYGDYDVDGVMATSILLTYLKKQGADVTYYIPDRHGEGYGLNIPAVEEIARRAKLLITVDCGITSDREVARARELGMQVIVTDHHQLGERPVECEAVLNPLLGDYPFRRLCGAGVAFKLVQALGGMEALGPLWELAALATVADLVPLADENRVIVTYGLQAINGTKRPGLRALIEEAGLSGREITSGHIAFQLAPRINAGGRLALAARGVELMTTRSEEKAREIARQLEADNAQRKELEREILRQAEEMLPSQIDFLRDRAIVLSGEGWNPGVIGLAASRLVEKYRWPTILLAKDGDICVGSARSIPGVNIHEALCGCRELFLRFGGHAQAAGLTIEARHLPEFRKRLNAAIARQEAWDTFYPTEEYDLEVALPELTEELVHAFDQMQPTGFGNPAPVFCLRGVEPLDARRVGKDFSHLKLRFSADGEQRDGIAFRMGERAAALPERVDVLFSPSINEWQGERSVQCEVRQMAPFAAPKAFIAECKRHEEGFVRAILAQIIYNRHKQQPEPSSYRKLTLMQADEYIKDALGESLQGTLLVCQTMGCLRKWAVRLAVMDAKLDYARGRLTDARRFNTLLAQPDAGSARGDMRRVVLLDGVVEEASLGAWQAAYPGAQIAVVEDASGYVRQEAARLAPTDDELRGLYKRLRALPPDSPLEEVAGAAGMEACRALAGLYVLRELSLLQLAESPWQMRLLPMRKCDLSSSALLMRLRKIAG is encoded by the coding sequence TTGCTTCGTTTCGTTCAAAAGACACGGGAAGGCAAGCCGGAGGCGCTGCTGGATGCGGGCGTTCCCGCACGGCTGGCGGAGCTGCTCTTTTCGCGCGGCATAAAGACGCCTGCAGAGGCGGAGGCCTACCTGCACCCGGCACGGGAACACCTGCACGACCCGATGCAGATGCAGGACATGGACCGGGCTGTCGCCTGCGTCCGCGAGGCCATTCGGTGCCGTCTGCCCATCGTCGTTTACGGCGACTACGACGTGGACGGCGTGATGGCGACCTCGATACTGCTGACCTATTTGAAAAAACAGGGGGCGGACGTGACTTACTACATCCCCGACCGGCACGGCGAGGGCTACGGGCTGAACATTCCGGCGGTGGAAGAGATCGCGCGGCGCGCAAAGCTGCTCATCACGGTGGACTGCGGCATTACCTCGGACCGGGAGGTCGCGCGCGCGCGGGAGCTGGGTATGCAGGTGATCGTGACGGACCACCACCAGCTTGGCGAGCGGCCGGTCGAGTGCGAGGCGGTGCTCAATCCCCTGCTGGGGGATTATCCCTTCCGCAGGCTGTGCGGGGCGGGCGTCGCCTTCAAGCTGGTGCAGGCGCTGGGCGGCATGGAGGCGCTGGGGCCCCTGTGGGAGCTGGCGGCGCTGGCGACGGTGGCGGATCTGGTGCCGTTGGCGGACGAAAACCGCGTGATCGTGACCTACGGCCTTCAGGCGATCAACGGGACGAAGCGGCCGGGCCTGCGCGCGCTGATCGAGGAGGCCGGACTTTCAGGACGGGAAATCACGAGCGGGCACATCGCCTTTCAGCTCGCCCCGCGCATCAACGCAGGCGGACGGCTGGCGCTCGCCGCGCGGGGCGTGGAGCTGATGACCACGCGCAGCGAGGAAAAGGCTCGGGAAATCGCCCGTCAGCTCGAGGCGGACAACGCGCAGCGCAAGGAACTGGAGCGGGAAATCCTGCGTCAGGCGGAGGAAATGCTGCCTTCCCAGATCGATTTCCTGCGCGACCGGGCCATTGTGCTCTCAGGCGAGGGATGGAATCCCGGGGTCATCGGGCTTGCGGCCTCGCGGCTGGTGGAAAAGTATCGTTGGCCCACGATTCTGCTTGCGAAAGACGGAGACATCTGCGTAGGGTCCGCCCGGTCGATTCCGGGCGTCAATATCCACGAGGCGCTGTGCGGCTGCCGCGAGCTGTTCCTGCGCTTTGGCGGGCACGCACAGGCAGCGGGCCTGACGATCGAGGCGCGGCATCTGCCTGAATTCAGAAAGCGGCTGAACGCCGCAATCGCCCGTCAGGAAGCGTGGGACACGTTTTATCCCACCGAAGAATACGACCTGGAGGTTGCGCTGCCGGAGCTCACGGAAGAACTGGTGCACGCCTTTGATCAGATGCAGCCTACGGGCTTTGGAAACCCCGCGCCCGTTTTTTGCCTGCGCGGCGTAGAGCCGCTGGATGCCCGGCGCGTGGGCAAGGACTTTTCCCACCTCAAGCTGCGCTTTTCGGCGGACGGCGAGCAGCGCGACGGCATCGCTTTTCGCATGGGTGAGCGCGCGGCCGCGCTGCCAGAGCGCGTGGACGTGCTCTTTTCGCCCTCGATCAACGAGTGGCAGGGCGAGCGCAGCGTGCAGTGCGAGGTGCGCCAGATGGCGCCATTCGCTGCGCCCAAGGCCTTCATCGCGGAGTGCAAGCGGCACGAGGAAGGATTTGTACGTGCAATTTTGGCGCAAATCATCTATAATAGGCACAAGCAACAGCCGGAACCTTCCAGTTATCGGAAGCTCACGCTGATGCAGGCGGACGAATACATTAAAGATGCGCTGGGCGAAAGCCTTCAGGGCACGCTGCTCGTCTGCCAGACGATGGGGTGTCTGCGCAAGTGGGCCGTGCGCCTGGCGGTGATGGACGCAAAGCTCGACTACGCCAGAGGACGTCTCACGGACGCAAGGCGCTTCAACACCCTGCTGGCGCAGCCGGACGCCGGTTCGGCGCGGGGGGACATGCGGCGCGTGGTGCTGCTGGACGGCGTGGTGGAAGAGGCTTCGCTCGGCGCCTGGCAGGCGGCTTATCCGGGGGCGCAGATCGCCGTGGTGGAGGACGCCTCCGGCTACGTTCGTCAGGAGGCGGCGCGCCTTGCGCCTACGGATGACGAATTGCGCGGGCTGTACAAGCGGCTGCGCGCGCTGCCGCCGGACAGTCCGCTGGAGGAAGTGGCCGGCGCGGCGGGGATGGAAGCATGCAGGGCGCTGGCTGGGCTTTACGTCCTACGCGAGCTTTCGCTTTTGCAGCTCGCGGAAAGCCCCTGGCAGATGCGGCTGCTTCCGATGCGAAAATGCGACCTTTCGAGCAGCGCGCTGTTGATGCGTCTGCGGAAGATCGCCGGTTGA